In Rhododendron vialii isolate Sample 1 chromosome 9a, ASM3025357v1, the following are encoded in one genomic region:
- the LOC131300722 gene encoding glycosyltransferase BC10-like: MTRVISTCFEACEIYEKQIKIRTYYMSLRCFWSCFWQPVQWGRATMIDAERRLLANALLDFSNERFVLLSETCIPLFNFTTIYNYLVNSNYSYLGSFDDPRRIGRGRYNKRMWPTITLSDWRKGSQWFEVQRKLAIQIVSDSKYYLVFQAHCKPPCYMDEHYLPTLVTKICPQFTSNATVTWADWAGGGSHPTRFVRKDVTKAFLNRVRNGPNGFTCTYNGGLSHICFLFARKFHPSTLQPLLEMAPGLFGFNP; this comes from the coding sequence ATGACTCGAGTAATTTCAACATGCTTTGAAGCTTGTgaaatttatgaaaaacaaatcaaaattcgAACATACTACATGTCACTAAGGTGTTTTTGGTCATGTTTTTGGCAGCCAGTGCAATGGGGAAGGGCAACCATGATAGATGCAGAGAGGCGATTACTAGCCAATGCCCTCCTTGACTTCTCCAACGAGAGATTTGTTCTACTCTCCGAAACATGCATTCCCTTATTCAACTTCACCACAATCTACAACTACCTCGTCAACTCTAACTACAGCTACCTGGGCTCATTCGATGACCCCAGGCGCATAGGCCGCGGCCGTTACAACAAGAGAATGTGGCCCACCATTACGCTCTCCGACTGGCGAAAAGGGTCCCAGTGGTTTGAAGTACAAAGGAAACTTGCAATCCAAATAGTATCTGATTCCAAATACTACCTAGTATTCCAAGCCCACTGCAAGCCCCCTTGTTATATGGATGAGCACTACTTGCCAACTCTGGTGACTAAAATTTGCCCTCAATTCACCTCAAATGCAACGGTTACTTGGGCCGATTGGGCCGGAGGTGGGTCGCACCCAACGAGATTTGTGAGGAAGGATGTCACGAAAGCGTTCTTAAACCGGGTTAGAAACGGACCAAACGGTTTTACTTGTACATACAATGGTGGTTTGAGTCACATTTGCTTCCTTTTCGCAAGGAAATTTCATCCGAGTACCCTTCAGCCATTGCTAGAGATGGCTCCAGGGTTATTCGGATTCAATCCTTAG
- the LOC131300723 gene encoding uncharacterized protein LOC131300723 → MKPCKFTRFAKELRLRIKREIREGTFRIATTIILCLFMAFFVVLVGLFINVRVKKFLVSEDSYYPPLNAFSPLSPFPTSFRFSCNSSSSSHSSTNNGGLREWVAPKNLWHSMNDEELMWRASMAPGIAEFPYNRTPKVAFMFLTRGRLPLAPLWEKFFKGHDGLFSIYVHTSLEFTGAPLESSVFYQRIIPSQVKIIPIYHHKLEFVHKIKTG, encoded by the coding sequence ATGAAGCCATGCAAGTTTACTAGGTTTGCGAAAGAACTCCGGCTACGCATCAAAAGAGAAATCAGAGAGGGTACTTTCCGAATTGCAACCACCATAATCCTCTGTTTATTCATGGCATTCTTCGTTGTTCTTGTCGGATTGTTTATCAATGTTCGTGTTAAGAAATTTCTAGTTTCCGAGGATTCGTATTACCCTCCACTCAATGCTTTCTCTCCGCTCTCTCCTTTTCCCACATCCTTCCGTTTCTCAtgcaattcttcttcttcttcacattCTTCAACAAACAATGGTGGTTTGAGAGAATGGGTAGCTCCTAAGAACTTGTGGCACTCGATGAACGATGAAGAGCTGATGTGGAGAGCATCAATGGCACCGGGAATCGCAGAGTTCCCATACAATCGGACCCCAAAAGTGGCATTCATGTTCTTAACAAGAGGGAGATTGCCACTGGCACCACTCTGGGAGAAGTTTTTTAAAGGACATGATGGACTCTTCTCCATATACGTACACACCTCATTGGAGTTCACCGGTGCGCCCCTAGAATCATCGGTCTTTTACCAGCGAATAATACCTAGCCAGGTCAAAATCATCCCAATCTATCACCATAAACTCGAATTTgtacacaaaataaaaacaggGTAG
- the LOC131301561 gene encoding probable leucine-rich repeat receptor-like protein kinase At1g68400, translated as MATKLYLPLSLLLLPLSLLQAFSPDTQPLLSFKSSSDPLNTTLHSWSPSTDPCTSWPFVTCFQNRVTHLVLESLSLRGPLQPLTSLTHLRLLSLKRNHFAGPLPDLSNLTSLKLLFLSHNNFSGDLPPSLPSLSKLYRLDLSHNSLSGQIPASLNRLTHLLTLRLEANRFSGTINDINLPSLQDFNVSGNSLVGQIPSSLSGFPKSGFGDNQALCGSPMEVCKPVSEDPPRPGSPGALASTVVSSSPATTAPITKGNPSHVGGGRKISRLAIISIIIGDVIVLAVVSFLLYCYVARRRGGGKGASSSRILEGEKIVYSSSPYPAAQQHSERGKMVFFEGARRFELEDLLRASAEMLGKGGFGTAYKAVLDDGDVVAVKRLKEGSGGGGGGGGKREFEQQMEVLGRLRHPNVVGLKAYYFARDEKLLVFDYMPNGSLFWLLHGNRGPGRTPLDWTTRLRIAAGAARGLTFIHNSCKSLRLTHGNIKSTNILLDKAGNARVSDFGLSLFAPPTASVPRSNGYRAPEAVDPRKITQKADVYSFGVLLLELLTGKCPSLGDNLGPGMGYGGVVDLPRWVQSVVREEWTAEVFDLELMRYKDIEEEMVGLLQVAMTCTSAAPDQRPKMNQVVKMIEEIRGVEVSPSHEALDSDSPSVSEDTCAVSQ; from the exons ATGGCGACAAAGCtatatctccctctctctctcctcctcctccctctctctctcctccaagcCTTCTCCCCAGACACCCAACCCCTCCTCTCCTTCAAATCCTCCTCCGACCCCCTCAACACCACCCTCCACTCCTGGTCCCCCTCCACCGACCCCTGCACCTCCTGGCCCTTCGTCACCTGCTTCCAGAACCGGGTAACCCACCTCGTCCTCGAATCCCTCTCCCTCCGCGGCCCGCTCCAACCCCTCACCTCCCTCACCCACCTCCGCCTCCTCAGCCTCAAACGTAACCACTTCGCCGGCCCATTGCCCGACCTCTCCAACCTCACCTCCCTCAAGCTCCTCTTCCTCTCCCACAACAACTTCTCCGGCGACCTCCCCCCGTCGCTACCCTCCCTCTCCAAGCTCTACCGCCTCGATCTCTCCCACAACAGCCTCTCCGGCCAGATTCCGGCCTCCCTCAACCGCCTCACCCACTTGCTCACCCTCCGCCTCGAGGCCAACCGGTTCTCCGGTACCATTAACGATATAAACCTTCCTAGCTTACAGGACTTCAATGTGTCTGGAAACAGCCTCGTCGGCCAAATCCCCAGCTCTCTCTCCGGTTTTCCGAAATCAGGATTCGGAGACAACCAAGCCCTCTGCGGTTCGCCCATGGAGGTGTGCAAGCCCGTTTCCGAAGACCCGCCCCGCCCCGGATCGCCCGGGGCCCTCGCCAGCACCGTGGTGTCGTCCTCGCCCGCGACCACGGCGCCGATCACGAAAGGAAATCCTAGCCACGTCGGCGGCGGTAGAAAGATAAGCCGGCTGGCGATCATTTCGATCATAATCGGCGACGTTATCGTGCTCGCCGTGGTCTCGTTCCTCCTGTACTGCTACGTGGCGAGGAGGAGGGGCGGGGGGAAGGGAGCGTCGTCGAGTCGTATACTCGAGGGGGAGAAGATCGTGTACTCCTCGAGCCCGTACCCGGCGGCGCAGCAGCATTCGGAGAGGGGCAAGATGGTCTTTTTCGAGGGGGCGAGAAGGTTCGAGCTGGAGGATTTGTTGAGGGCGTCGGCGGAGATGCTGGGGAAGGGGGGGTTCGGGACGGCGTACAAGGCGGTGCTGGACGACGGGGATGTAGTGGCGGTGAAGAGGTTGAAGGAGGggagcggcggcggcggtggtggtggtgggaagaGAGAGTTTGAGCAGCAGATGGAGGTTTTGGGGAGGCTGAGGCACCCGAATGTGGTGGGGCTGAAGGCCTACTACTTTGCCAGGGATGAGAAGTTGTTGGTGTTTGATTACATGCCTAACGGGAGCTTGTTCTGGCTTCTTCACG GAAACCGCGGCCCTGGACGAACACCGCTTGACTGGACAACAAGGCTCAGGATTGCTGCTGGAGCGGCTCGAGGACTCACCTTCATCCACAACTCATGCAAGTCCCTTAGGCTCACCCACGGCAACATAAAGTCCACAAATATCCTACTCGACAAGGCCGGCAATGCACGTGTCTCTGACTTTGGTCTCTCCCTCTTTGCCCCTCCGACGGCTTCCGTTCCACGTTCGAACGGTTACAGAGCTCCTGAAGCAGTGGACCCTCGAAAAATCACCCAGAAAGCAGATGTCTACTCGTTTGGGGTCCTATTGCTGGAGCTGCTCACGGGGAAATGCCCGTCCCTGGGGGATAACTTGGGGCCTGGTATGGGGTATGGTGGGGTGGTAGACTTGCCCAGGTGGGTCCAGTCAGTGGTGAGGGAGGAATGGACGGCTGAGGTTTTCGATTTGGAGCTGATGAGGTACAAGGACATCGAGGAGGAAATGGTGGGACTGTTGCAGGTTGCAATGACTTGTACTTCAGCCGCCCCTGATCAACGGCCTAAAATGAACCAAGTCGTGAAGATGATTGAGGAGATCCGGGGAGTCGAGGTGTCACCCTCACATGAGGCTTTGGACTCCGACTCGCCTTCCGTATCGGAAGATACTTGCGCGGTGAGTCAGTGA
- the LOC131301480 gene encoding glycosyltransferase BC10-like has product MKNQYQNPLNSATKLFNSSKLNLSNLHSYTLFFAFGLTFGIILTLYLTNLSLNLQVTRFSLSDSSSLPNPINYTTHTESKKLHPTPPRPMHEMGDKELLWKASMVPKIDEFPFKRVPKVAFMFLTRGPVLLAPLWELFFKGHEGLYSIYVHSDPSFNGSEPDKSVFYGRRIPSKAVEWGDVNMVEAERRLLANALLDFSNQHFVLLSESCIPLFNFSTIYTYLMNSTQNFVEAYDLPGPVGRGRYNHFMGPNITVEQWRKGAQWFEMGRDLALEVVSDRKYFPIFQKFCKTCYADEHYLPTFVSPKFGERNSNRTLTWVDWSKGGPHPAKFTRYDITVELLERLRSGKKCKYNGEITNVCFLFARKFTTHSLDRLLRLAPKLMQFSR; this is encoded by the exons ATGAAGAACCAATACCAAAACCCACTAAACTCAGCTACCAAGCTCTTCAACTCCTCCAAATTAAATCTCTCCAACCTCCATTCTTATACCCTCTTCTTTGCCTTTGGCCTAACCTTTGGAATCATACTCACCCTCTACCTCACCAACTTGTCACTAAATCTACAAGTCacccgattctctctctctgattcaTCATCATTACCAAATCCCATTAATTATACCACCCACACTGAATCCAAAAAATTACATCCAACTCCTCCACGCCCCATGCATGAGATGGGGGACAAAGAATTGCTCTGGAAGGCATCAATGGTTCCGAAAATCGACGAGTTTCCGTTCAAAAGGGTGCCCAAAGTCGCTTTCATGTTCTTGACGAGAGGTCCAGTCTTGTTGGCGCCGCTGTGGGAGTTGTTCTTCAAAGGGCACGAAGGTCTTTACTCGATTTACGTCCACTCGGATCCGTCTTTCAACGGATCGGAGCCCGACAAATCGGTTTTCTACGGCCGGAGGATTCCCAGTAAG GCAGTGGAATGGGGAGATGTCAACATGGTCGAAGCAGAGCGTCGCCTACTAGCTAACGCACTCCTCGACTTCTCCAACCAGCATTTTGTACTCCTCTCCGAATCATGCATCCCTCTCTTCAACTTCTCCACCATTTACACATACCTAATGAACTCGACCCAAAACTTTGTCGAGGCCTACGATCTACCCGGTCCAGTGGGCCGGGGCCGGTACAACCACTTCATGGGCCCCAACATAACAGTTGAACAATGGAGGAAGGGAGCCCAATGGTTCGAAATGGGTCGAGATCTTGCTCTCGAGGTTGTTTCGGATAGGAAatattttccaattttccaGAAGTTCTGCAAGACTTGCTATGCTGATGAGCATTACCTGCCTACCTTTGTGAGCCCCAAATTCGGGGAGAGGAATTCGAATCGAACGTTGACTTGGGTGGATTGGTCGAAGGGGGGTCCGCACCCGGCTAAATTTACAAGATACGATATAACAGTGGAACTTCTGGAGAGACTGAGAAGTGGGAAAAAATGCAAGTATAACGGGGAGATAACAAATGTTTGCTTCTTGTTTGCAAGGAAGTTTACCACTCATTCTTTGGATAGGTTGCTGAGGTTGGCACCAAAGCTTATGCAGTTCAGCAGATAG
- the LOC131300721 gene encoding glycosyltransferase BC10-like has protein sequence MKPCKFTGSAKELRLRIKREIREGTFRIATTIILCLFMAFFVVLLGLFINVRVKKFLVSEDSYYPPLNAFSPLSTFPTSFRFSCNSSSSSHSSTNNGGLRDWVAPKNLWHSMNDKELMWRASMAPGIAEFPYNRTPKVAFMFLTRGRLPLAPLWEKFFKGHDGLFSIYVHTSLEFTGEPPESSVFYQRRIPSQPVQWGRATMIDAERRLLANALLDFSNERFVLLSETCIPLFNFTTIYNYLVNSNYSYLGSFDDPRRIGRGRYNKRMWPTITLSNWRKGSQWFEVQRKLAIQIVSDSKYYLVFQAHCKPPCYMDEHYLPTLVTKICPQFTSNTTVTWADWAGGGSHPTRFVRKDVTKAFLNRVRNGPNGFTCTYNGGLSHICFLFARKFHPSTLQPLLEMAPGLFGFNP, from the exons ATGAAGCCATGCAAGTTTACTGGGTCTGCGAAAGAACTCCGGCTACGCATCAAAAGAGAAATCAGAGAGGGTACTTTCCGAATTGCAACCACCATAATCCTCTGTTTATTCATGGCATTCTTCGTTGTTCTTCTTGGATTGTTTATCAATGTTCGTGTTAAGAAATTTCTAGTTTCCGAGGATTCGTATTACCCTCCACTCAATGCTTTCTCTCCGCTCTCTACTTTTCCCACATCCTTCCGTTTCTCAtgcaattcttcttcttcttcacattCTTCAACGAACAATGGTGGTTTGAGAGATTGGGTAGCTCCTAAAAACTTGTGGCACTCGATGAACGATAAAGAGCTGATGTGGAGAGCATCAATGGCGCCGGGAATCGCAGAGTTCCCATACAATCGGACCCCAAAAGTGGCATTCATGTTCTTGACAAGAGGGAGATTGCCACTGGCACCACTCTGGGAGAAGTTTTTTAAAGGACATGATGGACTCTTCTCCATATACGTACACACCTCATTGGAGTTCACCGGTGAGCCCCCAGAATCATCGGTCTTTTATCAGCGACGAATACCGAGCCAG CCAGTGCAATGGGGAAGGGCAACCATGATAGATGCAGAGAGGCGATTACTAGCCAATGCCCTCCTTGACTTCTCCAACGAGAGATTTGTTCTACTCTCCGAAACCTGCATTCCCTTATTCAACTTCACCACAATCTACAACTACCTCGTCAACTCTAACTACAGCTACCTGGGCTCATTCGATGACCCCAGGCGCATAGGCCGCGGCCGTTACAACAAGAGAATGTGGCCCACCATTACGCTCTCCAACTGGCGAAAAGGGTCCCAGTGGTTTGAAGTACAAAGGAAACTTGCAATCCAAATAGTATCTGATTCCAAATACTACCTAGTATTCCAAGCCCACTGCAAGCCCCCTTGTTATATGGATGAGCACTACTTGCCAACTCTGGTGACTAAAATCTGCCCTCAATTCACCTCAAATACAACGGTTACTTGGGCCGATTGGGCCGGAGGTGGGTCGCACCCAACGAGATTTGTGAGGAAGGATGTCACGAAAGCGTTCTTAAACCGGGTTAGAAACGGACCAAACGGTTTTACTTGTACATACAATGGTGGTTTGAGTCACATTTGCTTCCTTTTCGCAAGGAAATTTCATCCGAGTACCCTTCAGCCATTGCTAGAGATGGCTCCAGGGTTATTCGGATTCAATCCTTAG